In Pseudonocardia sp. DSM 110487, the sequence CGAGCGGGTGGCTCGGGATGCACCCCGCGATCAGGTCCTCCTCGCGCAGGCCGTGCAGCGAGAGCCCGAAGCGGCAGACGTAGACGGTGCCGCCTTCCTCGATGAACCGCTCGATCTGCGTGTTGATGTTGTGCTCGCCCGGGAAGGCGGAATCACCGGTGGTCGGGAACCCGCGAGTGGCCATCGCGTTCATCGCGGCCGGCCCGTAGAAATACAGGACCGAGTCGAAGCCCTTCCGCAGCGCGCGCAGGGCCTGCAAGATCGCCACGAAGCTCACCGACGACTCGTGCGCGATGCCGTGGACGAGGGTGAAGTAGGTCTCGCCCTCGCCTGCCTGGTAGTCGGGGAAGATCTTGGTGGAGCCGTAGATGCTGGTCCCGGCGGGCAGCGACGGGTGCGGGATCTCGGCGAGGCTCGCCTGCTGGTTGGCCGCGAGCTCCTCGTCCGAGATCAGCGGCGTTCCGGTGGTGGCGGGCGCGGTCTGGGTCATGACGGCTCCTTCTCGGGTGGGGCGGGACTCATCCGAGGCCGTGGAGGGCCTCGAAGTTGCGGGAGAAGACGAGCTCGGCGAGCTCGCCGTCGCCGGTGGCGGCGGCCAGCCGGGCGTGCTCGCCCGCGAAGTCGCCCCACGGCTGGTCGGAGGCGAAGAGCACCCGGTCCGCGCCGATGCCGCGGCGCTCGATCTCGGCGGCGAGCCAGCGGGGCGCGAACCCGATGGCCCAGCTGGTATCGGTGTAGACGCGCTTGCCGGCGGCGATCCAGTCGAAGAACCGGTGGCCGATGAGCTTGATGTGCCCGCTCATCCCGCCGCCGAGGTGCACCAGGTGCAGCGGCACGTCGTCGGCGTAGCGCTCGACGAGCAGCCCGACCTCGTCGACGTCGCTCGCGGCGCCCGGGCTCGTGTGGACGTGCACGACGAGGCCGTGCGCACGGGCGGTCGCGAAGATCGCATCCAGTTGCGGGCGGCATGCCTCGTCGCCCGCCCGCCCGCCGAGCAGGAACGACAGCTTCAACGCGGCCACCCCGCGCTCGCCAGCGAGGGCGAGCGCCTTCTCGGTGGCGGCCGCGTCCTGCGGGCGGGGCGAGGTCCACAGCCCCGCGAGCACGCGGTCGTCACGCTGCGCCGCCTCGATGACGAGGTCGTTCAACGCGAACGACGTGCTCGGGTCCGGCACGCCGTAGTTCGGCAGCACCAGCGCCCGCTCGGTGCCCTCACGATCCAGGTCGCCGAGCAGCTCGTCGATGGTCGCCCGCGCCGTGGTGTCCGGGTTGACCGCCGGACCCCCGTAGAACGGATGCGCCGGCAACACCCCCAGGTGCCGGTGCGCGTCATGCACCCGGGACGGACCCCGCGTCGTCATGGGGAAAGCGTCGAGCGCCCGCGTGTCCTCGTGGTGACATCCGGAACGAGTTCGTGTTGCCCGGAGCAACGCGGCGTTGCGCCGCGGTTGCGGTGTGTTGCGCGGCAGTGGCACACCTACGACTGCGGCTGTCCACCCGCCTCGGCCACCCGCTGCGCCGACAGCGGCATCCGCACCAGGAGCACCGTGCCCTCGCCGCGCGGGCTGCGGACGCTCATCGTCCCGCCCACCGCCTCCACGCGGTCGCGCAGGCCGAGCAGGCCGGATCCGCCTGCCGTGTCGGCGCCGCCGACCCCGTCGTCGCTGACGGCGAGCCGGAGGACGCCGTCGTCGGCCCGGACCTCGACCTGCAATGCGTTCGCGCGCGCGTGCTTCGCCGCGTTGGTGAGCGCCTCCGCGACGATGAAGTACGCGTTCGCGGCCAGCGACTTCGGGAGGCGATCATGGACGTCGACCGTCAGCTCGACCGGGACGG encodes:
- a CDS encoding MSMEG_0572/Sll0783 family nitrogen starvation response protein, with translation MTQTAPATTGTPLISDEELAANQQASLAEIPHPSLPAGTSIYGSTKIFPDYQAGEGETYFTLVHGIAHESSVSFVAILQALRALRKGFDSVLYFYGPAAMNAMATRGFPTTGDSAFPGEHNINTQIERFIEEGGTVYVCRFGLSLHGLREEDLIAGCIPSHPLDVQDALIHYARKGAIINSTYNL
- a CDS encoding amidohydrolase family protein codes for the protein MTTRGPSRVHDAHRHLGVLPAHPFYGGPAVNPDTTARATIDELLGDLDREGTERALVLPNYGVPDPSTSFALNDLVIEAAQRDDRVLAGLWTSPRPQDAAATEKALALAGERGVAALKLSFLLGGRAGDEACRPQLDAIFATARAHGLVVHVHTSPGAASDVDEVGLLVERYADDVPLHLVHLGGGMSGHIKLIGHRFFDWIAAGKRVYTDTSWAIGFAPRWLAAEIERRGIGADRVLFASDQPWGDFAGEHARLAAATGDGELAELVFSRNFEALHGLG